The Nodosilinea sp. FACHB-141 nucleotide sequence CGCTGACGTCGCTGATTGACGACGATATGCAGCGGCGAGGGGTCTACCGAACCGAGAGGGTTTGGGCGATCGCCCTGGTGCCCTTGTTTGGCCCATTGATCTATCTGTGTTGGCGACCGGCACTGCTCAACCTACCGTCCACCCAAGAAACGCTCAGCAACGGTTTTTCTAGGGCTCTGTGATACGTTTTTGATTTAGCTGATGCATCCTTGGCCGTTTTAGCCCGCCAACGTTGAACCCCCTCAGAATTAACTCTATGGCTACCTATGTGATTACCGGCGCAAACCGCGGCATTGGCTACGAATATTGTCGGCAGCTTCAGCAGCGGGGCGATCGCGTCATTGCCGTATGCCGTCAGCCCTCCGACGAGCTAACCACCCTGGGGGTGCAGCTAGAAACGGGCATCGACCTCACCGATGAAGCTGCCGTCGCTGACCTGACCCAGCGGCTCAACGGCACCGCGATCGATGTGCTGATCAACAATGCTGGCATGGCAGAGCGCGTCACCCTAGACAATCTGGATTTTGACAGCATTCGGCGGCAGTTTGAGGTGAATGCGATCGCCCCACTGCGGCTGACGTCGGCGCTGCTGCCCTATTTGGGCCACGGGGCAAAGGTGGCAATCATGACCAGCCGCATGGGGTCGATCGCCGACAATACCTCCGGCGGCTCTTATGGCTATCGCATGTCGAAGGTGGCACTATCGATGGCGGGCAAGTCGTTGGCCCACGACCTCAAGCCTAAGGGCATCGCCGTGGCAATTTTGCACCCAGGACTGGTGCAGACCCGCATGACGGGGTTTACCAATAGCGGCATCACCCCAGAAGAGTCGGTCAAAGGACTGCTGGCCCGCATCGACGAGCTAACCCTGGAGAATTCCGGCACCTTCTGGCACTCGAATGGAGAGGTATTGCCCTGGTAGCTAGAAATGCTTCTGACTCTAAATCTTTGTCGGGAGCTATATTCCAGCACCATTACTCCTTGACCCAGGGCCCATCCCAGGGGCCGCCACCGGTTTCTAGCCCGGCTTGGGTGCTGGTGGCGGCGATTACTAGATCCAACTCGCTGCCCCGCCGCTGCCAGAGCTTGAGGCTGAGGTCGCCCAGGGCCGTGTCGCGACAGCAGAAGGCCATACCGTTGTGGGTTGGTGCCCGCAGTGGAATCCCAGGGAGATCGGTAGTGCCAATAACTTCAACCACATAGTCAGGACGCTCGCACTGCATGTGCCAGTAGCCCCAGGGGGTTATGTGCCAAGTGACACGAGCATTCCAGGGCACAAACTCGTAAAATTTGCCGCCGTGGTGAATCCCCACCATCGCTACCGACTCCATCCAAGTCAGCACCTGGCGGCGACCGCCCCCAGCGGTGAGGGCGAGGTCAGGCACACCATCAAAGGCGTTGCAGTTGAGCCAAAACCACTTTTGCGGAAACGATCGCCCCCAATTTTTCTCGCTATAGGTAGGGGCATTGGCGAACTCATACCGCTGCCCCTGCCACTCAATCCACCCCGTGGCGTGGCCGTGGGCCATGAGAATTTGCCAGCCCGGCTCAAAGATTGGCAGGCTAGAGAGCAGACCCGCGGTGGATTGCTGAGGTTGGCCAGTGCTACCCCAGCCATAGACTGGCTCGGTGTAATACTGCCAAGCCACGGGTCCTAGAACAGGATCATTCAAACAACCCTGATGCCAGGTTGCCGTCACCTGATAGCCTTCCGATATTTGATCCTTAAATTCTGACGATGACAGCAGGCGAGGCTGAGTTTTGGTTTTTCCCCGCCAGTGGCCTAGCCCCAGACCCTCTTCCCAAGCCCAAAATTGCCCCACATCGGGAAAAGTGCGCCAAAAGTAGCTGTCATCCGGACCTAGAATTTGGGCCGTACCGCCGCTGTGAGGCTGTCCGCCGATATGGCCTTCAATGGAGTACATGAAAGCAAAGGTGTGGCGAGCCTCCGGCAGCGTAAGCCGAAAATACCAACCTTCGAAGAATCGGTTGTCTTTACCATCCCAGTGGTAGCCACTGTGGGGAGTTTGAAGGGGGTGAAGGGGCATGGGGAGTGAGTGGATGGGTAGGAGGGTGGATGGGTGGGAGAGTAGGAGAGGTTTAGTTTTGAGTATTGGATTTTGAGTTGAGTGATCGAACTTTTGATTGCGTATGTGCCGATAGCCTAGAACACAGTCTGAGATCTAGGGGTTGTGCCGCCCACAGGCACATTTGCAGAACATAGGTTTAAACCGATGATCAGCTAGTCCTTTCCGTGGGGTGAAGGGCGGCGGAACGCCATTCTCGATGGGGGTCTGGGGCCAGCGAAATGGCCCCGGCGGCAGACTTGGCTTTTATCAGATATCTGTCACACAACCCGGTGCTTGAAGATCAGCTTTGATCACAAAAATCTTTTAGTCTTCGACCCAGCGGGGAACGTACTGCCACCCATCGCGAATCTCGTCCCGAAACCGCTGATGCCCTGGTTGCTTTTCCTCCACCAGCTGCCAAAAAGCGGCGGAATGATTCATATGCACGGTGTGGCACAGCTCATGAACGAAGACGTAGTGCACCAACTCCGGGGGCAAAAACAGCAGCTTGTAGTTAAGGCTGATGTTTTTGTTGCTAGAGCAACTGGCCCAGCGAGTCTTTTGTCCGCGTATCGAGATGCGGCTAAAGGGCAGGTTGATCACAAAACTCAGCTCCCGCAGCCAGGGGGCAAACTCAGCGCGGGCCTTGCGGCTCAGCCACTGGCGCAGCAGGTCGCCGCACGCGGCACTGTTGTCAATGGGGCCACGCAGTAGCAGGGTTTGGGGGCCGCTTTGGGTCATCGCTAGGGTGCGGGTGGTGGCGGGTTGATAGTTAACCTGCCAGGTTTGATGGCGCGATCGCACCTCGATCTGCCCCGGTTTCTCCTCAAAATGGTTGTCAGTCAGCCCAGCCGTCTGGTGGGCAAGACGCTGGCGCGACCGCCATAGCCAGTCGCGTCGCCGATACAGCAGCTCAGGCACCTGGTGCTGGTCGAACCCCTGGGGTACCACGACCTCGATCTGGCCGTTGAGATGCACTTTGATGGAAACATGGCGGGCGCGATCGCTCTCCCGAATGCGGTAGTCGGGCAGCACCGCCGTCTCAGGCGAGAAAAGCTCCAGCTGTTCAGACGAGTCAGCCATGGGCGGCAGGAACACACTATGTTAAATAGCCTGTTCTATCCTACGGTGCTCTAGAAAAGACAGCAAAATTTGCCGGTGCGGTGGCCCCAACGGGCGCTCTTCACGGGCGCGAGATGAGAACCGCTGGCCCTGATGAATATCATCAACACTCCACAGCCCCAAGTCCAAGCCCTCGGTCAGCACCAGCTGCTCCACCGGCACCACCAGCGGCCCGTGGTAGACGTGGCGTACCACGGTTTCATCCTCCACGCGCTCAAACAGCGATAGCTGAGGCGCAATATAGCCAATTTCTTCCTCTAATTCTCGGTACACCGCCGCGTCGGGGTCTTCGCCGGGTTCAAGGTGACCCCCAAAGAATGCCCAATGGCCCGGCCAGGCAATGGTGGGGATATCGTCGCGCAGCTGGAGGAGGAAGCGATCGCCTTGGTACAGGATGGCGATCGCCACTTCAGGCTTAGTCGTACGGAGCATTACTCACCTATTTCTCACGCTCTATATACATAGAGGTCGATCTCAACCTCATTCTCCGCCGTCTTCATTCCCTACCGACCCGAGCCGCGGCCTTCGTAACAGGCTGAGGCGTCAAATGTAACGCTGCGCTTAACATTATTGTTGCCGAAATAAATACTGCTGGTCATAGGGATGCCTCCTGAGTGGTCATACCACCAGCTACATCGCCAGTACTCAGGATTTCGGAAATTCTAGAGTCTCTACAACCTGCTAAAGATCAAGGGTTGAGTATCAATAATTAACATTAGTTAATAGAAAGAGGGTGCGATCGCCAATTTGGAGGTATCGATCCGTGTATTTATTGAGTTTTGTTAATAGAACCCTGATCTAGTGATCAATTTTGTGATCAGAGCAATTCTGGAAGCCTCATGAATCAAGGGCTTTCGCAGGTTGAATTATTGTAAACCTCAGTCAAAAAGCGTCAAATCGCGAGACTATAATGCTCAAGAGCAATCACCGCCTAAGTATCGATTGTGCCTTTGGGCCATGGCTCACTTGGGTATAGTTCGACCTAAAGCGATTGATTCTCCATTTGCTTTTGTCTAGAGAGAGGAGAGTCTCCATGACAACTACCCCGCGGGAGCGGGAGGCGAAAGCCAAGGTCATCGTAGATAAGGATCCAGTACCTACTTCCTTCGAGAAGTGGGGTAAGCCGGGTCACTTTGATCGGACCTTAGCTAAGGGACCCAAAACCACCACTTGGATTTGGAACCTTCACGCCGACGCTCACGATTTTGATAGTCATACCAGTGACCTAGAAGACATTTCGCGCAAAATCTTTAGTGCGCACTTCGGTCACCTAGCCGTCGTCTTTATCTGGCTCAGCGGCATGTACTTCCATGGCGCTAAGTTTTCAAACTACGAAGCCTGGATGACCAACCCCACGGGCATTAAGCCCAGCGCCCAGGTCGTTTGGCCCATCTTTGGCCAAGAGATCCTCAATGGCGACGTGGGCGGTGGTTTCCACGGTATTCAAATTACATCTGGTCTATTTCAGTACTGGCGTGCTGCGGGCTTCACCAACGGCTTCCAGCTCTACTGCACCGCCATTGGGGCGCTGGTGATGGCGGCTTTGATGCTGTTCGCCGGCTGGTTCCACTACCACAAGCGCGCTCCCAAGCTGGAGTGGTTCCAGAACGTGGAATCGATGATGAACCACCACTTGGCAGGCCTGCTCGGTCTAGGCTGCCTCAGCTGGGCCGGTCACCAAATCCACGTGGCGCTGCCCATTAACAAAATGCTGGATGCCGGTGTGGCCATACAGGATATTCCCCTGCCCCACCAGTTCATCCTGAATAAGAGTCTGATGGCTGACCTATATCCCAGCTTTGCTGAGGGTATAAAACCGTTCTTCACCCTGAACTGGAATGTCTATTCTGACTTCCTTACCTTCAAGGGTGGTCTGAACCCCTTGACCGGTGGCCTTTGGCTATCGGATACGGCTCACCACCACCTGGCGCTAGCCGTGCTCTTCATTGTTGCGGGTCATATGTACCGCACCAACTGGGGCATCGGCCACAGCATGAAGGAGATTCTAGACAACCACCAGGGCGACCCACTGCTGTTTGGCGGTCGGGGCCACCAGGGTCTGTTTGAAGATCTGACCACCTCCTGGCATGCTCAGCTGGCGGTCAACCTGGCCATCTTGGGGTCGATCACGATTATTGTGGCGCACCACATGTACGCCATGCCTCCCTACCCGTACCTGGCTACCGATTACC carries:
- the psaA gene encoding photosystem I core protein PsaA, whose translation is MTTTPREREAKAKVIVDKDPVPTSFEKWGKPGHFDRTLAKGPKTTTWIWNLHADAHDFDSHTSDLEDISRKIFSAHFGHLAVVFIWLSGMYFHGAKFSNYEAWMTNPTGIKPSAQVVWPIFGQEILNGDVGGGFHGIQITSGLFQYWRAAGFTNGFQLYCTAIGALVMAALMLFAGWFHYHKRAPKLEWFQNVESMMNHHLAGLLGLGCLSWAGHQIHVALPINKMLDAGVAIQDIPLPHQFILNKSLMADLYPSFAEGIKPFFTLNWNVYSDFLTFKGGLNPLTGGLWLSDTAHHHLALAVLFIVAGHMYRTNWGIGHSMKEILDNHQGDPLLFGGRGHQGLFEDLTTSWHAQLAVNLAILGSITIIVAHHMYAMPPYPYLATDYPTQLSLFTHHMWIGAFLIVGAGAHASIFMVRDYDPAVNRDNALDRMLRSRDAIISHLNWVCIFLGFHSFGLYVHNDTMRALGRPQDMFSDTA
- a CDS encoding SDR family oxidoreductase; the protein is MATYVITGANRGIGYEYCRQLQQRGDRVIAVCRQPSDELTTLGVQLETGIDLTDEAAVADLTQRLNGTAIDVLINNAGMAERVTLDNLDFDSIRRQFEVNAIAPLRLTSALLPYLGHGAKVAIMTSRMGSIADNTSGGSYGYRMSKVALSMAGKSLAHDLKPKGIAVAILHPGLVQTRMTGFTNSGITPEESVKGLLARIDELTLENSGTFWHSNGEVLPW
- a CDS encoding M48 family metallopeptidase, coding for MADSSEQLELFSPETAVLPDYRIRESDRARHVSIKVHLNGQIEVVVPQGFDQHQVPELLYRRRDWLWRSRQRLAHQTAGLTDNHFEEKPGQIEVRSRHQTWQVNYQPATTRTLAMTQSGPQTLLLRGPIDNSAACGDLLRQWLSRKARAEFAPWLRELSFVINLPFSRISIRGQKTRWASCSSNKNISLNYKLLFLPPELVHYVFVHELCHTVHMNHSAAFWQLVEEKQPGHQRFRDEIRDGWQYVPRWVED
- a CDS encoding tocopherol cyclase family protein, with product MPLHPLQTPHSGYHWDGKDNRFFEGWYFRLTLPEARHTFAFMYSIEGHIGGQPHSGGTAQILGPDDSYFWRTFPDVGQFWAWEEGLGLGHWRGKTKTQPRLLSSSEFKDQISEGYQVTATWHQGCLNDPVLGPVAWQYYTEPVYGWGSTGQPQQSTAGLLSSLPIFEPGWQILMAHGHATGWIEWQGQRYEFANAPTYSEKNWGRSFPQKWFWLNCNAFDGVPDLALTAGGGRRQVLTWMESVAMVGIHHGGKFYEFVPWNARVTWHITPWGYWHMQCERPDYVVEVIGTTDLPGIPLRAPTHNGMAFCCRDTALGDLSLKLWQRRGSELDLVIAATSTQAGLETGGGPWDGPWVKE
- a CDS encoding NUDIX domain-containing protein, with product MLRTTKPEVAIAILYQGDRFLLQLRDDIPTIAWPGHWAFFGGHLEPGEDPDAAVYRELEEEIGYIAPQLSLFERVEDETVVRHVYHGPLVVPVEQLVLTEGLDLGLWSVDDIHQGQRFSSRAREERPLGPPHRQILLSFLEHRRIEQAI